A window of Paraburkholderia sp. PGU19 genomic DNA:
GAAGGCGATCTGCTTGATCTTGTCCGCAAGGAGATCTCGCCGGTCGACGCGCCGTACGTTCTTGATCTGCTCGCGCGGACAGCGGAGGACTGGGAGAAGCGCGGACCGGTCTTTTCAATGCTCGCTCAGAAGATCGTCGACGGGAAAATCACAACGCGCGACTTCTGGCCGATCGACCCGGTGCTGGAGGATGCCGCGCGTTACCGCACGCTGCAGCAGATGGCGCGCTTCGTCTACATCGATGGTGTGGCGTCCGTGCAGTTTCCGCGCATTCCGGCGACCGGCGATGACGAGGAGTGCTCGTTCGAGACACGCGTCTCGGCAGCCGTCGACGATCTCCCGGATCGCAACCGCTGGTGACTTGACTTCATGAGAGCGGCGTCATACTGGAATCAACTCTCGCCGCACCGGTGAGCGAACAACCTTCCGGAAAAAATATGTCACCTGTCGATTACATCCGCGCCGCGTACCGCCACCGTGAGAAGTTGATGCCGCAACTGCTTACGCTTCTCGCGATCAGCGCAATCATCACTTACCATGCACTGACCAGCCCGCTTCTGAAGCGGCTTTTCTAGCGGCAGCTCTCGTCCTGAGGTTCACGTACACGTATAACGCGTTTTTCGGCGCGAACTGCTAACCCGTTGTTTTTAAACCATCTTGATGTGTGTCGTTTATAGACCACCCCAATAAACGACACACTTACGTGTACGTCCTTCGACATCTGCGGGCAGGTAACCCACCGGAAGTATCGGCGTCGGGAGCACTTGCCGGCCCGCCAGTGAGCTTGGCGCTCGCCCCTTCAACGCTCGAGGAGCCGGTAGAGCGCCTGTCGTGAAACTCCTAAAGCTGCGGCCGCCCGAGACTTTATGCCGCCGGCCTGAGCGAGCGCTTCCACTGCCATATCCCGCGTGATCGAGCGTTTCTTTCGCGCATCCATCGCCGCATGCGTTGACAGATAAGCGTTCGCCTTAGTCGCGCGGCTGTGTCCAGCTGCCTGAACAATGCGCTGCATCGCAGCCTTGTGCGCCTCACGGTCTACCCGTTCCGTGGGTTGCTTGATCGGAGCCCGGACGCCAGTGATCCGCTCATACATTTGCTGTAGGTACTGATGGCGGAGACCGTGGCTCGTTACGCCTATACCCGCCTGAGTGACGCCGTGCTTTTTGAGCACGTGATAGTAGTGTTCACGCCATTGTTTTTTCGTGTATCCATGCGGGATTGTTGACCCGGTATAAGGGTTTGCAAGCGTCGCCGCTTCCTCTAGCACGGCGAGTTTGAGTTCTATCGGCACGACGCGCTCCCGGCCGCCTTTCGTGCCGCGGGTGACATTGAGCAAACTATCGTCACGCACAGCTTCCTCGGGCCGAAGAAGGAAGCTCTCTTCAACGCGCAGACCAAACGCCGCCTGGAGTTTCAGTTGCACCGCCACGTTCGGGTGAGTGACGGCGATCTCGTTGATCTTGGCTTCAGCGTCGATTCCATTTCCTTCCCACGATTTGTCTTGCAGCGCGACGTACGAGCGCACGAGGTTGTGCTGCTCGCGGTCGACATAATCGGCCAGCGTGCCGATCAGATTCGGCTTCTTCATCCACTCGCAGAGGGCCCGCAGATAGGTCAGCTTGTTCTCGATTGTCCCCCCGGTCTGTTTCGCATCGACCCAGAACTTGACGAGAAACTCGACATGCTTGTGCTTCAGTGAGTATGGGGATTGCAGCGCGAAGCCATTCCGGCGCAACTCTTCAAACGACTTGCAGATCGCCAATGTCCGGCGCTCCTGCGTTTTTATCGAAAGCGGCTTCGCGCTGATTCTGGTCCGGCTATGGACGCGATTCACGTTATCCAGAAGCAGCTGTTCCAATGCAGCCTTGAAGTCGGCAGCCAACCAGTAGTCGCGCAGCACCGCGCGCACGTTCAATATCGCTGACACCCTGATGTCCCCATGCAAATCGCGCCGTGCAGCCATCGTTGCACAGCCACCTGTCCGCACGCCGCGGCGCGGGATACGTTTTCAACCTGACCGCTTCTGACGGTCGTCGTCGTTCGCACTGCGGGCGGGACGCCGGGAGCCTATCCCCTGCATCAACCTGACCGCGCTGCGCGTTGCGTTCCCCGCCGGGTACGGCCTTCCCGTCCTTTAGCGATTCCATTCGATCAGCCCCGCACGTGGAAGAGACGTGCATCGACTGTCCATCTGCTGCCTGCTGCGAGAGGCCGCGCTCACGCGCGATGCCTGCCTGCGATACCTGCTTTCCCTGCCATCACCGCACCGGATCTGCCTTTGCAGAGTCCATCGTCGTTGATCGGGGCCGCTGTCTCACAGGTTGGGCCGCAGCGCTCTTTCGCTCCGCGATCCCGACTCCGCCGACTGCTCTGGCTACCGTGCCGGCCTACGACACGCTTCGCGTGCCCGTGTGCGTCTGTCTATCGACTCGCACGACTCTGGCCAAATGCCCGGCAATACTTTTTGCGCGCTTCTTTCTCCGGCTGCGCCCGCCGTTCGTCTTCCGTACAGGGATGTGTTCGCTTTGACCGCGACTACATACCCCCACCCCCAAGTCCGTTCAATCTGCCGCTGCGTGTCGGGCTTCATGTAACGGTCCCAGCTCCGTGTGCTGAAAGGGTGTGTCCATGCGTGTCTGAGTCGTCGCGCGCAGTGTCGGTAGTGTCCGACTGTCCGCTTTACACGTCACCTCATCGCGCAAATCTGGGCAAAACCGCCCGCTAACCCAATGGATATCGCGTGTCCGGGGTCCTCAGTGTGGACCATGGTGCATTTGATTTGATTCAGAAAAAGGCCGCGTCAGAATGCGGCCTGTGACAGGAAGGGTTTTCGCCAGGCAAAGCGATCCCTTCAATGGTGAAACTCGGAGGTCGATGCGCTGATCGCGCGGTGGGTAACGAAGAGAATAGCTGCGCTCGCCCCTCCCGAAATTGCTAAAGCTCCCTAAATGTTGCGAGCTTTAGCTTCCTTGACTTTGATCGTCAGCCGATAGAGTTGGAACGTCACTCGCGGTTGTGGGGCCAACGTTGGCCCCAACTCGGCCCCAAGAGCAGAAGACGTCATTGCGGCAGCGACTCTTCGGCCCGTACTTGGCCCCAGCAGGGACCAAGAACAGAAGCCGTCATTGCGACAACGATCTTTGGCCCGTACTTGGCCCCTGCTGGGGCCGAACGCGCAGTGAACATTGATAGACAACTCTGGAGAGAGCCCATGAAGGTATCGGTATTTGCAGTCGACGTCGGTTACGGCAATACGAAAAGCGCATTCCGTATGGGGTCGGACATTGCCACCCAAATGTTTCCCTCGGTGACGCCGATTGCGGTGAGCGAGGCAGTTTCGAGCTATGGACAAGGCGTGCTGCACGCGCGCAAGGTATTGCCGATCGAAGTGGACGGCGCGACATACGAGATTGGCCCAGGCGTTGAACTGTCCTCCGCATACGGCAATGCAGGTCGAACGCTATCGGAAGACTTCTGCCTCACGTCGAACTATGCAGCGCTACTCGGGGGATCTCTCCAATTTGCGGGCGTCACCGAGGTCGACCGCATGGTGCTGGGGCTCCCTGTTCACACCATCAACAAATATTCGGCGCATCTGCGCGATGCGTTCACCGGGACGCTCAACTTTGGCCATGGCGATATCCGTGTTCACTCAGTAAAGGTAGTGCCGCAACCCCTAGGATCGCTCGTATCGTTCTCCGAGTACGGCGGTAGCCGCTTCGATCGCGAAAACGCCCATCTGGTGATTGATGTGGGCTACTTCACGACTGACTGGGTGGTCGCTCACGGCTTCACGATGAATGACCGCCGCAGCGGCGGCGCTCCCGGTGGTGCATCTCAGGTCTACAAGAGCATTGCTTCGTTGATCGCAAAGAGCGAGAAGGAACCGGTCGATGACATCGAACGGATCGACAAGTGCCTGCGCGAGAAAAAGCCGCTCCTGTTCTACGGGAAGGATGTTGACCTTATCCCCTATCTGGAACAGTCGCAGGCCATCATCAATGCCACGGTCAAGGAAATGCAAAACCGTGTCGGCCGGACCGCGGATTTACGCTCGATCGTCCTCACCGGTGGTGGCGCTGCTCTGTACGAAGCCTCGATACGCGCCGCGTTTCCGCGCGTCAAACTCGACGTGCTCGACGCTCCCTGCTATGCCAATGCAAAGGGCTTCCTGATCGTTGGTGAGGCAACGCTTGCTCGCGAACGCAAACCGGTGGGAGTCGCTGCATGATTGGAAAGGCCGTGGTCAAAGTCACGCTCAATGAAGCGACGGACCCTGATCTTTTCGCCTTCATCAAACAGTTCGACAACGAGCGCATGCGCGCGGGCGCACTCAGGGCGCTCGCGCGAGCGGCGCTCAACGGAGGGACGCGAAACGTGTTGCATCCGGCGTTTCCGTGGAGCCGGTCATGCGCATGACCGAACCGGCGACGCCCCAGCCGAAAACAGAAGTAGCAGATATGGTTGAGAGCGATCCCACACCGATCTTCTCTGTCGATGCTGCCCCGGCCACGGCGTCAGAACCGCTCGAGTCCCGCGCTGCCGAGCCGGCGATCACCGGCACACGGCGTTTTAACACGGACGCTATCGCCGACCAGTTCGCCGACTTCTAGTCGCGGCCGATGTCCTTGACTTCGCGCCACATTTGCGAAGATAGGTCATCGGCCCGCAATAGAGGGCTTCACTAACGGAGTAGAAACGATGGATCTCCTGCACGTACTCACTAACGCGGACTGGACTCGGGCCGCGCGCTTTTGGCTCCTCGTCGCAGTCGGTGTTGCCCTGTGGGAATCGGCGTATCACCTCCGCAGCGCGGTGCTTTCGTGGCTTCGAAAGGATCGCGACCATGCTTGAGAGATTCCGGGCTCTCGATCCGCTCGCACGGCGCGCGGTTATCGCCGTCGGCCTTGCGGGGTTGATGTTTATCGACCTACTCTTCCCGACCTGCGATGTCACGGTGTGGGTCTTTTTCATCTGCGGCACCGCCTTTCTTTGGGCGATCGGAATTCTTCGCCCATTCCTTATCATGATGTACTACCTTCTGCGGACGGTGATCCGACTCAAGACGCGGCCGTGGTGGTGGTGATAGAAGGACGAGCGGTCCGTACAGTCGAAAAAAAACCCGGCACGTAGCCGGGTTTGTCTTTATGGGGTTGAGTCAATGCAACAAGGCAATAGCGTGAGTTCGACCCTGATGGCGAACGCAATAGGTCCACGCGTCATCCAGATCCAGGCCGACCTTTTCGGGTTTCGTATTCACTGCCTGACGCCGGTCGATCACATCGTAAGCCTGCGCCTCCGACTTGCCGACCCGCACCGAACCGTTTTCAACACCCGAAGTAGCGACAATCTCAAACCGGCCAACAATCATCTTGAACATGCTTCTCTCCATGAGAAAGGCCCAGAGGGATTGCGGCCCCGGCGGGGACGAATCCCCACCGGGCGGTTAAGAACAACTACTGAGCGGACAAAGCCGCTGTCAATCAGATGTGCAGCGCCTCGCGCGTGCTGCCGAGCCGCACAGGGACGGCTGGCCCGCGAGGCTTGCTACATGACGTCATCCATTCGTCCGCGAAGTCAGTCCCGCGAACCTTCGGGCGGTGAACGATGGCGGTA
This region includes:
- a CDS encoding PRTRC system protein D, with the protein product MKVSVFAVDVGYGNTKSAFRMGSDIATQMFPSVTPIAVSEAVSSYGQGVLHARKVLPIEVDGATYEIGPGVELSSAYGNAGRTLSEDFCLTSNYAALLGGSLQFAGVTEVDRMVLGLPVHTINKYSAHLRDAFTGTLNFGHGDIRVHSVKVVPQPLGSLVSFSEYGGSRFDRENAHLVIDVGYFTTDWVVAHGFTMNDRRSGGAPGGASQVYKSIASLIAKSEKEPVDDIERIDKCLREKKPLLFYGKDVDLIPYLEQSQAIINATVKEMQNRVGRTADLRSIVLTGGGAALYEASIRAAFPRVKLDVLDAPCYANAKGFLIVGEATLARERKPVGVAA
- a CDS encoding integrase domain-containing protein; the protein is MSAILNVRAVLRDYWLAADFKAALEQLLLDNVNRVHSRTRISAKPLSIKTQERRTLAICKSFEELRRNGFALQSPYSLKHKHVEFLVKFWVDAKQTGGTIENKLTYLRALCEWMKKPNLIGTLADYVDREQHNLVRSYVALQDKSWEGNGIDAEAKINEIAVTHPNVAVQLKLQAAFGLRVEESFLLRPEEAVRDDSLLNVTRGTKGGRERVVPIELKLAVLEEAATLANPYTGSTIPHGYTKKQWREHYYHVLKKHGVTQAGIGVTSHGLRHQYLQQMYERITGVRAPIKQPTERVDREAHKAAMQRIVQAAGHSRATKANAYLSTHAAMDARKKRSITRDMAVEALAQAGGIKSRAAAALGVSRQALYRLLER
- a CDS encoding Lar family restriction alleviation protein, whose amino-acid sequence is MTDELFPCAHCGGNWTFGWSQRVIGGRIRPSTDYLQINSSTAPVMNDMEARSLSEPPTEKLCCILCDDCGMQTPWIPFTDNKHAALDEAGKIWNMRLNRPAATEGDLLDLVRKEISPVDAPYVLDLLARTAEDWEKRGPVFSMLAQKIVDGKITTRDFWPIDPVLEDAARYRTLQQMARFVYIDGVASVQFPRIPATGDDEECSFETRVSAAVDDLPDRNRW